Genomic DNA from Bacillota bacterium:
AGGTTTTTTGAGGCGGCTAGGGAGAAAGAGGCGGCGGCCCGGGTTGAACATGCAATAAAGTCGACACTTGCCCTCACAAGGCTAAGGGTCACGGAGAAATTGTCATTCCCGTCATCAGATAAGCTCCTCAGCACCAGGGATGCGCGAGAGCTTGGAACGGGCCTCTATGAAAGGTCGATAGAGCTCGAGATACCACCAGCGGGCCCGGCAGGTTCAGCGACCCGGGGGATAAGGTTGCACTATAGCTCGGCCTCGGAGGATGCCAGCTTTGAGTCATACCTGGATGGGACCAGGATATTCTTCAGGGCTGGCACTATTGGTGGCCATGCCGGTGAGGCCAAGTGGGTCAAGATTGATGCCGGCGACCTGCCGCGTGTTTCAGGTGCCCTCGACGAGGCGGCGAGGGCGGAGATATCCTGGATGACGTCGGTCAGGGGCGTGGATTCGCTCTTGCCCAGAGGCATCGGAGGGGGAGCCCGCGTCGTTGCCTTACGAAGGGAAAGTGTAGATGGCGTAAGGTATATAGTAGCCGATCTGAGGACGCCGGATCTCGACGCGGAGTTCGCGAAGGGGTCGGGAAAGGGCGGTGCCCAGCCGGAGCCCATGCGCTATGAGGTGCGCGTCTGGGTTCCTGAGGCGGGGGAGGCTTATATAGCCAGGCTCGAGGAGGCTTACGTTTACAGGATGAAGGAACAGGAGACCTATGATTACGTCATAAGTTCCAAGCTTCTTGAGCCTGATGAGAGGCTTGCGATCAAGCTGCCGGAGGATGGGCTTCTGCATTGAATTATCGAGGAATTATCGAGTGAGCTTGCCGGGGACTTATTCATGAGCTTGTCCACGGGGACTTACGGGGTATATAATGTTGCTGTGGCAAAAGTGGTTGTAACTATGTTGTAATATAGTGAGAGGGCCGGAGGGATACCCTTAGAGATGCCCTTTTCCGGCTCGCAGGGGGAAGGGAAGAGGAGCTTTGGAGGGGTTAAATCCGTTGCTTGACGACCTGGAAGGGATCCTGCTTCACGAGGACGAGATAAAAAGGCGTGTAGAGGAACTGGGCGAGCAGATATCTCGCGACTATTGCGGGAAAGAGCTTGTGGTCGTGGGGATTCTAAAAGGGGCGCTTGTATTCATGGCGGACCTTGTGAGACGCCTCTCAATCCCCGTGGTCATAGATTTCGTAGCTATATCGAGCTATGGGGCGGCGACCAAATCGTCGGGGGCGGTGAGGATACTGAAGGACCTGGATGCACCCGTAGAGAACAAGCATGTTTTAATTGTGGAGGACATCATAGACACCGGCCTCACCCTGAGCTACCTGGTGGAGAATCTGAGGGCCAGGAAGCCCCTTTCTGTGAAGATTTGCACGCTCCTTGATAAGCCGGACAGGCGGGAGATCAATATAAGGCCTGACTATAACGGATTCCAGATACCTGATAAGTTTGTTGTCGGCTACGGGCTCGATTACAGCGAGAAATACAGGAACCTCCCCTCTGTTGCGGTTTTGAAGCCCAGGGTCTATCAGGGTCGCAAGGGCGGTTCGCAGGCCAGTGATAGCAACAAAACCGGTTGCTATGGCGCTGGCGGTAAGGGTTAGAAAAGCCCGGCAGGCTATCGCGCACCGGCCCGGGTTGATGGGCTGGGATGGGAAGTAGAGAAGTAGCGAAGTAGAGAAACATTGGTCAGGGAGCGGTAGGAAAGTGGAAGGGCGAGATCAGGCGGTTTTGATTCTGGATTTCGGCTCTCAATATAGCATGCTCATAGCTCGCAAGGTCAGGGAGTGCAATGTCTACTGCGAGATCGTGCGTCATGACATCTCCGCGGGCGAGGTCGCGCGGCTCGCGCCCAGGGGCATTATTCTCTCCGGCGGGCCGTCGAGCGTCTACGGGGATGGGGCACCCGGATGTGATCCTGGCATCTTCTCCCTCGGCATCCCCGTTCTCGGCATTTGCTATGGTATGCAGTTGATGGCCAGGATGCTCGGGGGCAACGTAGGACGGGCTGAGCGGCGCGAGTATGGCAAGGCCGAGCTGGCGATCGATGATGATTCCGATCTTTTTGCGGGGCTCGGCGAATCCACGACGTGCTGGATGAGCCATGGCGACTCTGTCACGGCTGTCCCGCCTGGATTCACAATTATCGCGCATACGCATAATACGCCGGTGGCGGCCATGCGGGACGGGAAGAGGCGCCTCTTTGGGATCCAGTTTCATCCCGAGGTGGCCCACACGCCAAGAGGGAAGGAAATCCTGCAGAATTTCCTCTACAGGGTATGTGGGTGTTCACCATCCTGGACTGCGGCGGCTTTTGTGGAGGAGAGCACCCGGCGCATAAGGGATCAGGTCGGCGGTGAAGGTAGGGCCGTATGCGCCCTGAGCGGCGGGGTGGACTCCTCGACCGCGGCTGTGCTCGTGCACAGGGCTATCGGCCAGAGGCTCACGTGCATCTTCGTGAATAACGGGGTGCTCCGGAAGGGCGAGCCCGAGAGGGTTCTCTCGACATTCAGGGATCACTTCAAGCTCGATGTGATCTATGTGGATGCGAGGGAGCGTTTCCTGGCTACACTGCGTGATGTGCGCGACCCCGAGGAGAAGCGCAAGAGGATAGGCCACGAGTTTATTCGCATATTTGAGGAGGAGGCCAGGAAGCTCGGGAACGTGGAGTTCCTTGTCCAGGGGACGCTTTACCCCGATGTAATTGAAAGCATGGCCTCTGATACCGGCCCTGCCGCGCGTATCAAGAGCCACCACAATGTTGGAGGCCTGCCTGAGGATATGGAGTTAAAGCTGATTGAGCCCCTGCGTTACCTCTTCAAGGACGAGGTGCGCATTGTTGCGCGCGAGCTGGGCCTGCCCGAGGAGATAGTGGGGCGTCACCCGTTCCCGGGGCCCGGGCTTGCCGTGCGCGTCATCGGGGAGGTGACCAGGGAGCGGCTTGATATCCTGCGCGAGGCCGATGCGATTGTTGAGGAGGAGATTCGCAGGGCGGGGCTTTACGATGAGCTGTGGCAGGCTTTCGCGGTATTGCCATCCATCCGGAGCGTGGGGGTGATGGGCGATGAGAGGACTTACGCCTACCCTGTGGCCCTGCGCGCGGTCACGAGCCAGGACGGCATGACGGCGGACTGGGCGAGGCTGCCGTATGATGTGCTCGAACGCATCTCTAACAGGATCATCAATGAGGTGCACGGGGTTAACCGCGTTGTGTATGATATAAGCTCGAAGCCGCCGTCGACGATCGAGTGGGAGTAAAGAGGGGGCCGGCTGGCGGGACAGAGGGCGCGACAACCCACACGTATCATGTGGTGCAGTAGGGTACCCTGTGGGGGATGTAAGCAAGTAAGTCTGCTCGCTCAGGGGGCAATTCGCTCGCAGACTTACTTACTCACCATATCTCGCGTAATGCTGATGCCATCTAATGTTCTTTTATCTTAGCATCATGAACCTGATGATGAAGAGGATCGCCAGGATATACATGGTCAGGCTTATATCCTTCGACTTGCCAGCAAGGAGCTTGATTACCACATAACCGAGCACCCCGAACACTAGGCCCTCAGCTATGCTGTAGGCCAGCGGCATCATGATTATCGTCAGGAACGCCGGTATCGCCTCCGTGAAATCCTCAAATTTGATCTTCACGACCGGCTCCATCATGAAGAGCCCGACCATGATGAGCGCAGGCGCCGTCGCCGCAGTGGGGATCAGCTTCACGAGGGGCGAGAAGAAGAGCGACAGTAAGAAGAGGACCGCAACGACCGCTGCTGTGAGCCCGGTTCGCCCGCCCTCGGCCACGCCGGACGCGCTCTCGATGTAGGTTGTTACCGTGCTTGTCCCAAATACGGCGCCGCCCACCGTGCCGATGGCGTCCGCCATGAGCGCCTGGCCGGACCTGGGGAGCTCGCCGTTCTTATCGAGGAAGCCTGCCTTGGTCGACACGCCGATAAGCGTGCCCACGGTGTCGAACATATCCACAAAGGTAAAGGTGAAGATGACTGTTAGGAGACCTATGTTCAACGCGCCCAGGATATCCATCTGCATGAATGTGGGAGCCAGGCTCGGCGGCATGCTGATAATATCCTTGATCCCGTGCGGGTAGGGCGCGAGGCCGGTGATCATCCCGACGATGCTCGTGATCAGGATGCCCAGCAGGAGGGAGCCCTTAACCCTCCTCGCAAGGAGCAGGCCCATGACCGCGAGGCCAAAGAGCGCGAGGAGGATATTGGGTGATGTGATCTTGCCCAGGGATACCATCGTAGCGTCGTTCTTGACAATGACCCCCGCCTCCTGGAGGCCGATGAAGGCTATGAAGAGCCCGATCCCAACGCCTGTTGCGAGCTTCAGCGTCATCGGGACGCTGTTGACGATCGCCTGCCGCACCTTTGTAAGGGTCAGGAGGAGGAATATCACGCCATCGATGAAGACGGCGCCGAGGGCAACCTTCCAGCTGATCCCCATGCCGAGGACCACGGTGAACGCGAAGAAGGCGTTCAGGCCCATGCCCGGGGCCATGGCAAAGGGGTAATTAGCATAAAGGGCCATAACGAATGTGCCGAGCGCCGTGCCCAGGCACGTGGCAACCATGACGGCCCCGACGTCCATCCCAGCTTTGCCCAGGATGGAAGGGTTGACAATGATGATGTAGGCCATGGTCATGAATGTTGTTACACCTGCAAGGACTTCGGTGCGGACAGTTGTCTTGTTTGCCGATAGTTTAAAGAGATTCTCGAGAAAGCCGGCATCCGCGCTGGCTGCAGCTTTGGTGGCTTGCGACATTCTCAAACCCCCTCAAAGTAAATTTTCTAAGGTTTAACCTTAGCTTCGCCGTCCATCTATATTCGACATCGGATGGTGCGGGACCTTCTCCTATAAGACAAAAAGAAGCACATGCAGATAAAATCTTCATAACGTCAGCACATCAGCAAGTTATAAACCAAACAAGGGAATAAGGGTAGTAAATGCAGTAGATCAGCAAATATGAATAGTGCAAGGGCGGGCGTCAGCCCACCGCGCTATTTACGCAGGGCCTCATGCAGGGCCTCCACCATGAAATCCATGTCCTCCTCGCTCAAGCCGGGATGCACCGGCAGGGAGAGGATGCTGGAGCAAACCCTCTCAGTCACAGGATACTCCTGGGCCGGGGCCGGCCGGGGGCCGAATCTCTCCATAAAGTACGGCTGCGCATACACCGGTACGGGATAGTGGACGGCAGTCTCAATGCCGCGCCGGCTGAGCCGGCAAGCTAGCTCGTCACGGTCGAAGCCCAGCTTTGTTTGATCAACGAGGATTACATACTGGTGGTATGAATGCCTTACATAGCTCGCCTCATACGGCGTCGTGATCCCATCAATGCCCCGGAGCGCCTCGTTGAGCCGCCGGGCATTGTCCCGCCGGCTGCGCGTGAATTCCTCGATCAGTGGGACCTGCTCCCTCCCGATGGCGGCCTGGATTTCAGTCATACGGTAATTGTACCCCAGCATAACGTGGTTATACTTACCACTCTGCCCTATATTGCGCAGCATCCGGAGCTTCTCAGCTATGGAATCCTCGTTGCACGCGATGAACCCACCTTCGCCGCTGTGGAGGTTTTTAGTGCAGTATGTGCTGAAGCAAGTGAGGTTGCCCGTGTTGCCCAGCTTCATGTCATGGTAAACAGCTCCAATGCCCTGCGCCGCATCCTCCACCACCCATAGCCCGTGCCGTCGCGCGATCTCATTGATGGCGTTCATCTCCGCCGGGTGGCCATAAAGATGGACGGTCTCGATCCCAACGGTGCGGGGGGTTATCCTCCCCTCTATGCTGGCAGGATCGATATTGTAGGTTTTCGGATCGATATCCGCGAACACGGGAATTCCACCGCAGTAAAGGATGGCATTTACGCTTGAGGCAAAGGTAAATGGGGTTGTGATGACCTCATCGCCGGGCTTGATGCCGCTGGCGACGATGGCGAGGTGCAAGGCGGCTGTCCCGCTGCTTACCGCCACCACGTGCCTGGCCCCGATGTAGCCCGCAAGCAGCCGCTCAAACTCGGCCACCACGGGGCCGCACACGAGGCGTCCTGAACGCATGACATTTAGGACGGCATCCTCGATCTTTTCGCTATAAAATGGCTTCGCAATGGGGATTCTTCTTACTGGCTGTTCTGGCTGTCGGTTTGCCGATTGGCATGACGAACTTGTTTGCAATTACATAGCTACCCCTTTCTCAGAAAAAATCAGCCTCAATTTCTGAATATACACCTTGGCGCCGCAACTGTGAAGGGGGTATAATTAATCTTGTCCAGCCAGTGCCCCGGTGTGCCCGGGCATGTAAGTATTTTCCAGTCAAGACTTGGGACAGTCAAGGCTTGGGATAGTTGAAATCTGTGATAGTTAAGACCTGAGCCGGTCAAAACCTGAGTCGAAGCAAAACTTGAGTCAAAGCTCGAGACCTTGGGGGTTGAAGATGAGATCTCTGCTTGATGACCTGAATCCGAGGCAGCGCGAGGCGGTGTGCCATACCGAAGGCCCACTCTTGATTCTTGCCGGGGCCGGGAGCGGCAAGACCAGGGTGATAACCTACAGGATAGCCTATCTGATCGGCGAGAAGGACGTCTTCCCCGGTAGCATACTCGCTGTGACTTTCACAAATAAGGCCGCGAATGAGATGCGCGAGAGGGTGGCGGGCCTCGTGGGCCCCTGGGCCCGGAGCG
This window encodes:
- a CDS encoding DegT/DnrJ/EryC1/StrS family aminotransferase, whose amino-acid sequence is MRSGRLVCGPVVAEFERLLAGYIGARHVVAVSSGTAALHLAIVASGIKPGDEVITTPFTFASSVNAILYCGGIPVFADIDPKTYNIDPASIEGRITPRTVGIETVHLYGHPAEMNAINEIARRHGLWVVEDAAQGIGAVYHDMKLGNTGNLTCFSTYCTKNLHSGEGGFIACNEDSIAEKLRMLRNIGQSGKYNHVMLGYNYRMTEIQAAIGREQVPLIEEFTRSRRDNARRLNEALRGIDGITTPYEASYVRHSYHQYVILVDQTKLGFDRDELACRLSRRGIETAVHYPVPVYAQPYFMERFGPRPAPAQEYPVTERVCSSILSLPVHPGLSEEDMDFMVEALHEALRK
- a CDS encoding NCS2 family permease, which produces MSQATKAAASADAGFLENLFKLSANKTTVRTEVLAGVTTFMTMAYIIIVNPSILGKAGMDVGAVMVATCLGTALGTFVMALYANYPFAMAPGMGLNAFFAFTVVLGMGISWKVALGAVFIDGVIFLLLTLTKVRQAIVNSVPMTLKLATGVGIGLFIAFIGLQEAGVIVKNDATMVSLGKITSPNILLALFGLAVMGLLLARRVKGSLLLGILITSIVGMITGLAPYPHGIKDIISMPPSLAPTFMQMDILGALNIGLLTVIFTFTFVDMFDTVGTLIGVSTKAGFLDKNGELPRSGQALMADAIGTVGGAVFGTSTVTTYIESASGVAEGGRTGLTAAVVAVLFLLSLFFSPLVKLIPTAATAPALIMVGLFMMEPVVKIKFEDFTEAIPAFLTIIMMPLAYSIAEGLVFGVLGYVVIKLLAGKSKDISLTMYILAILFIIRFMMLR
- the guaA gene encoding glutamine-hydrolyzing GMP synthase, whose product is MLIARKVRECNVYCEIVRHDISAGEVARLAPRGIILSGGPSSVYGDGAPGCDPGIFSLGIPVLGICYGMQLMARMLGGNVGRAERREYGKAELAIDDDSDLFAGLGESTTCWMSHGDSVTAVPPGFTIIAHTHNTPVAAMRDGKRRLFGIQFHPEVAHTPRGKEILQNFLYRVCGCSPSWTAAAFVEESTRRIRDQVGGEGRAVCALSGGVDSSTAAVLVHRAIGQRLTCIFVNNGVLRKGEPERVLSTFRDHFKLDVIYVDARERFLATLRDVRDPEEKRKRIGHEFIRIFEEEARKLGNVEFLVQGTLYPDVIESMASDTGPAARIKSHHNVGGLPEDMELKLIEPLRYLFKDEVRIVARELGLPEEIVGRHPFPGPGLAVRVIGEVTRERLDILREADAIVEEEIRRAGLYDELWQAFAVLPSIRSVGVMGDERTYAYPVALRAVTSQDGMTADWARLPYDVLERISNRIINEVHGVNRVVYDISSKPPSTIEWE
- the hpt gene encoding hypoxanthine phosphoribosyltransferase: MLDDLEGILLHEDEIKRRVEELGEQISRDYCGKELVVVGILKGALVFMADLVRRLSIPVVIDFVAISSYGAATKSSGAVRILKDLDAPVENKHVLIVEDIIDTGLTLSYLVENLRARKPLSVKICTLLDKPDRREINIRPDYNGFQIPDKFVVGYGLDYSEKYRNLPSVAVLKPRVYQGRKGGSQASDSNKTGCYGAGGKG